In one Streptomyces sp. NBC_01288 genomic region, the following are encoded:
- a CDS encoding SpoIIE family protein phosphatase, producing MGAIPTQRETTSRAPDAPAHHGADRRTTVRATLSGSPLAPGSARGLVRSALREWAELGLPGTEKLTDRLADDAMVVVSELVTNAVVHAGTDVELVCRLEDTDSIVVEVADHHPSRAPRDNSAEQAYETPEFGRGLRLVSTLAEAWGVTYRTGVKTVWARLPAEGTPAAEELETYAGERGLRVAEILAPEPPPLSNTLKRGDPHRAERDRDWLGRGALSFLAEASDLLAGQLDEDLVAALAGQLIVPRLADWCAVWLEDEATGRGGWGEGAGAGPRLARVWHGSENRIEELRRALEKDPPRPPDSLRPVSYPWPADALGPHGTHGAALSYRLIAGGRPLGTLVIGRSGLPRFPDEVTGLVEDLSRRVALAIGAARQYARQATISRVLQRGLLPGAVAEIPGLHSALVYEPCDKGGPSGDFYDVFPAGDGRWCFALGDVQGKGPEAAVVIGLARPWLRLLAREGYGVADVLDRLNQLLLDDATEAADAAAHAMVAAGGMPGPVGDGPRFLSLLYGELVPFDGGVRCTLASAGHPLPLLLGPDGSVGTAARPQTLLGVIEDVTYTSETFELRPGDSLLCVTDGVTERRSGSVQFDDGDGLATALAGCAGLNAELIAERIKRLVHEFGGRPPEDDMALLVLQAEQAE from the coding sequence ATGGGGGCCATACCGACGCAACGGGAGACCACTTCGCGTGCTCCCGATGCGCCCGCGCACCACGGCGCGGACCGGCGTACGACGGTGCGCGCCACGCTCTCCGGCAGCCCTCTCGCGCCCGGTTCCGCCCGCGGTCTGGTGCGCTCCGCGCTCCGTGAATGGGCCGAACTCGGCCTGCCCGGCACCGAGAAGCTCACCGACCGGCTGGCCGACGACGCGATGGTCGTCGTCAGCGAACTCGTCACCAACGCCGTCGTGCACGCGGGCACGGACGTCGAGTTGGTGTGCCGGCTTGAGGACACCGACTCGATCGTCGTCGAGGTCGCCGACCACCACCCCTCCCGCGCCCCGCGCGACAACAGCGCCGAACAGGCGTACGAGACACCGGAGTTCGGCCGCGGCCTGCGTCTCGTCTCCACCCTCGCCGAGGCCTGGGGCGTCACCTACCGCACCGGCGTCAAGACCGTATGGGCCCGCCTGCCCGCCGAAGGCACCCCGGCCGCCGAGGAGTTGGAGACCTACGCCGGTGAGCGCGGCCTCCGCGTAGCCGAGATCCTCGCCCCCGAACCTCCCCCACTCTCGAACACACTCAAGCGGGGGGACCCCCATCGCGCCGAACGCGACCGGGACTGGCTCGGCCGCGGCGCCCTCTCCTTCCTCGCCGAGGCCTCCGACCTGCTCGCCGGACAGCTCGACGAGGACCTCGTCGCCGCGCTCGCCGGACAGCTGATCGTGCCGAGGCTCGCCGACTGGTGCGCCGTCTGGCTGGAGGACGAGGCGACGGGCCGCGGCGGCTGGGGCGAGGGCGCCGGCGCCGGGCCGCGCCTCGCCCGCGTCTGGCACGGCAGCGAGAACCGCATCGAGGAACTGCGCCGCGCCCTGGAGAAGGACCCGCCCCGCCCGCCGGACTCCCTGCGGCCCGTCTCCTACCCCTGGCCCGCCGACGCACTGGGCCCGCACGGCACCCACGGCGCGGCACTGTCGTACCGCCTCATCGCGGGCGGCCGCCCGCTCGGCACGCTCGTCATCGGGCGGTCCGGGCTGCCCCGCTTCCCCGACGAGGTCACCGGCCTGGTCGAGGACCTCAGCCGCCGCGTCGCGCTCGCGATCGGCGCGGCCCGCCAGTACGCCCGCCAGGCCACCATCAGCCGCGTCCTCCAGCGCGGCCTGCTGCCCGGCGCCGTCGCCGAGATCCCCGGCCTGCACAGCGCCCTCGTCTACGAACCCTGCGACAAGGGCGGCCCCAGCGGCGACTTCTACGACGTCTTCCCGGCCGGCGACGGCCGCTGGTGCTTCGCCCTCGGCGACGTCCAGGGCAAGGGCCCCGAGGCCGCCGTAGTGATCGGCCTGGCCCGCCCCTGGCTACGGCTCCTCGCCCGCGAGGGCTACGGCGTCGCCGACGTCCTCGACCGCCTCAACCAGCTCCTCCTCGACGACGCCACCGAGGCCGCCGACGCGGCCGCCCACGCGATGGTGGCGGCGGGCGGCATGCCGGGCCCGGTCGGCGACGGCCCCCGCTTCCTCTCCCTCCTCTACGGCGAGCTGGTCCCCTTCGACGGCGGCGTCCGCTGCACCCTCGCCTCCGCCGGACACCCGCTGCCCCTGCTCCTCGGCCCGGACGGCAGCGTCGGCACGGCAGCCCGCCCGCAGACCCTCCTCGGGGTCATCGAGGACGTGACATACACCAGCGAGACCTTCGAACTGCGGCCCGGCGACAGCCTGTTGTGCGTCACGGACGGGGTGACCGAGCGCCGCTCCGGGTCGGTCCAGTTCGACGACGGCGACGGCCTCGCGACCGCGCTCGCGGGGTGCGCGGGCCTGAACGCCGAGCTGATCGCGGAGCGCATCAAACGCCTGGTGCACGAGTTCGGCGGCCGTCCCCCGGAGGACGACATGGCGCTGCTGGTGCTCCAGGCGGAACAGGCGGAGTAG
- the hemW gene encoding radical SAM family heme chaperone HemW — MPSALPDGDPVPEDGSLPAQALAGAVDRPLGFYLHVPYCATRCGYCDFNTYTATELRGTGGVLASRDNYADTLIDEVRLARKVLGDDPRPVRTVFVGGGTPTLLAAGDLVRMLGAIRDEFGLAPDAEITTEANPESVDPAYLAALRDGGFNRVSFGMQSAKQHVLKVLDRTHTPGRPEACVAEARAAGFDHVNLDLIYGTPGETDDDWRASLDSALGAGPDHISAYALIVEEGTQLARRIRRGEVPMTDDDVHADRYLIADEVMSAAGFDWYEVSNWATSNSGRCLHNELYWRGADWWGAGPGAHSHVGGVRWWNVKHPGAYAGALAAGRSPGAGREILSAEDRRVERILLELRLREGAPLDLLRPEGLAASRRALRDGLLEAGPYEEGSAVLTLRGRLLADAVVRDLVD; from the coding sequence ATGCCTTCCGCACTCCCCGACGGCGATCCCGTCCCCGAAGACGGCTCACTGCCCGCACAGGCGCTCGCCGGGGCCGTAGACCGCCCCCTCGGGTTCTATCTGCACGTCCCGTACTGCGCGACCCGCTGCGGCTACTGCGACTTCAACACCTACACGGCGACCGAGCTGCGCGGCACGGGCGGAGTGCTGGCCTCCCGTGACAACTACGCGGACACCCTGATCGACGAGGTCCGCCTGGCCCGCAAGGTCCTCGGCGACGACCCGCGCCCGGTCCGCACGGTCTTCGTCGGCGGCGGCACGCCCACGCTGCTCGCGGCGGGCGATCTCGTACGGATGCTGGGCGCGATCCGGGACGAGTTCGGCCTGGCACCGGACGCGGAGATCACGACGGAGGCGAACCCGGAGTCGGTGGACCCCGCCTACCTCGCGGCCCTCCGCGACGGCGGCTTCAACCGCGTCTCCTTCGGCATGCAGAGCGCGAAACAGCACGTACTGAAAGTCCTCGACCGCACCCACACCCCCGGCCGCCCCGAGGCCTGCGTCGCGGAGGCCCGCGCGGCCGGCTTCGACCACGTCAACCTCGACCTGATCTACGGCACCCCCGGCGAGACGGACGACGACTGGCGCGCCTCCCTCGACTCCGCCCTCGGCGCGGGCCCCGACCACATCAGCGCCTACGCCCTGATCGTCGAGGAGGGCACCCAGCTCGCCCGCCGCATCCGCCGCGGCGAGGTCCCCATGACGGACGACGACGTCCACGCCGACCGCTACCTCATCGCCGACGAGGTGATGTCGGCGGCGGGCTTCGACTGGTACGAGGTGTCCAACTGGGCAACGTCGAATTCCGGCCGTTGTCTCCACAACGAGCTGTACTGGCGCGGCGCCGACTGGTGGGGCGCGGGCCCCGGAGCGCACTCGCACGTGGGCGGGGTGCGGTGGTGGAACGTGAAGCACCCGGGCGCGTACGCGGGGGCGCTGGCGGCCGGCCGCTCCCCGGGCGCGGGCCGGGAGATCCTCTCGGCGGAGGACCGCCGGGTGGAACGCATCCTGCTGGAGCTACGGCTCCGCGAGGGTGCCCCGCTGGACCTGCTCCGGCCGGAGGGGCTCGCGGCCTCGCGCCGGGCGCTGCGGGACGGGCTGCTGGAGGCGGGGCCGTACGAGGAGGGGAGCGCCGTGCTCACGTTGCGGGGGCGGTTGCTGGCGGACGCGGTGGTGCGGGATCTGGTGGACTGA
- a CDS encoding Uma2 family endonuclease — MSDRRITEFFAEFEPPEGLRAELLRGEIVLTARRDLVHNAIVETVQDQIPWSGWRRLQTQRVAIPEEPSEPQPDLVVIERGAGPDGGRLMPAEVITLPVEVVSTNSVHRDYSVKRSIYAAAKVPGYLIIDPVMAQCVLFTEPTGTGENADYRCRRITEFGDLTPLEPIGVELDTGEFAAYENVTPHRRP, encoded by the coding sequence GTGAGCGACCGGCGAATCACCGAGTTCTTTGCGGAGTTCGAGCCCCCTGAGGGCTTGAGGGCTGAACTCCTCCGGGGGGAGATCGTGCTGACGGCCAGGCGTGACCTGGTACACAACGCGATCGTGGAGACGGTTCAGGACCAGATTCCCTGGAGCGGCTGGAGACGGCTTCAGACGCAGCGGGTGGCGATCCCCGAAGAGCCGAGTGAGCCGCAGCCGGACCTGGTGGTGATCGAGCGCGGTGCCGGCCCCGACGGGGGAAGACTGATGCCTGCCGAGGTCATCACGCTGCCGGTCGAGGTCGTCTCCACCAACAGCGTCCATCGCGACTACAGCGTGAAGCGCTCGATCTACGCGGCGGCAAAGGTACCCGGGTACCTGATCATCGATCCGGTCATGGCCCAGTGCGTCCTGTTCACCGAGCCGACGGGCACGGGCGAGAACGCGGACTACCGGTGCCGGCGGATCACCGAGTTCGGCGACCTCACACCGTTGGAGCCCATCGGTGTCGAACTGGACACCGGCGAATTCGCCGCCTACGAGAACGTCACGCCTCACCGCCGGCCGTGA
- a CDS encoding DUF3097 domain-containing protein translates to MRQYSADLTPPWKKPKPAPEVPAEAGLVVEEPGTGFCGAVIRCEAGTVTLEDRFGKHRVFPMEPRGFLLEGRVVTLVRPVSSPLRPTRTASGSVAVPGARARVARAGRIYVEGRHDAELVERVWGDDLRIEGVVVEYLEGVDDLPSIVAEFDPGPDARLGILVDHLLPGTKEWRIARSVTSEHALVVGHPYIDIWEAVKPSSVGIAAWPRVPHGQDWKTGVCRSLGWPENTGAVWQAILAKVGSYRDLEPELLGRVEELIDFVTAGGEA, encoded by the coding sequence ATGCGCCAGTACTCCGCCGACCTGACCCCGCCGTGGAAGAAGCCCAAGCCGGCCCCCGAGGTCCCCGCGGAGGCGGGCCTGGTGGTCGAGGAGCCGGGCACCGGTTTCTGCGGCGCGGTGATCCGCTGCGAGGCCGGCACGGTCACCCTGGAGGACCGCTTCGGCAAGCACCGGGTGTTCCCGATGGAGCCGCGCGGCTTCCTCCTGGAGGGCCGAGTCGTCACCCTGGTGAGGCCCGTGTCGAGTCCCCTACGGCCCACGCGTACGGCTTCCGGTTCGGTGGCCGTCCCGGGTGCACGCGCGCGTGTGGCTCGCGCCGGGCGGATCTACGTGGAGGGCCGGCACGACGCCGAACTCGTCGAGCGGGTGTGGGGCGACGACCTGCGCATCGAGGGCGTGGTGGTCGAGTACCTGGAGGGCGTCGACGACCTCCCGTCGATCGTCGCGGAATTCGATCCCGGCCCGGACGCGCGGCTGGGCATCCTGGTCGACCACCTGCTCCCCGGCACCAAGGAGTGGCGCATCGCCCGGTCGGTCACGAGTGAGCACGCGCTCGTCGTGGGCCACCCGTACATCGACATCTGGGAGGCCGTGAAACCGTCCTCCGTGGGCATCGCCGCGTGGCCCCGCGTTCCGCACGGGCAGGACTGGAAGACGGGCGTGTGCCGGTCCCTGGGTTGGCCGGAAAACACCGGTGCGGTGTGGCAGGCGATTCTGGCCAAGGTGGGGTCTTACCGGGATCTGGAGCCGGAACTCCTGGGAAGGGTCGAGGAGTTGATCGACTTCGTCACGGCCGGCGGTGAGGCGTGA
- a CDS encoding MBL fold metallo-hydrolase, whose amino-acid sequence MRVTWEEAGWERLAAGVGRCRLPGWDCTVGLVIGGDSALLIDAGSSLAEGARLRRQAQALAGRRVPFLALTHPHFDHVFGAAAFAGATVFVAAGADEVFESGGEELRADAVRNGLDPEAAENAADVLVRPREHVRDPTLLELDDGPAVRLVAMRGHTAHDLVVVVPGDPPVVFCGDLVEESGEPQAGPDAVPALWPAALDRLLSLGGADAVYVPGHGAVVDAGFVRAQRDALATRFGVS is encoded by the coding sequence CTGGCTGGGACTGCACGGTCGGGCTGGTGATCGGCGGGGACTCGGCGCTGTTGATCGACGCGGGGTCGAGCCTGGCGGAGGGCGCGCGGTTGCGTAGGCAGGCGCAGGCGCTCGCCGGGCGGCGTGTGCCATTTCTCGCGCTCACCCACCCGCATTTCGACCATGTCTTCGGGGCGGCGGCCTTTGCCGGGGCGACGGTTTTCGTGGCCGCGGGCGCGGACGAGGTGTTCGAGAGCGGTGGGGAGGAGTTGCGGGCCGACGCGGTGCGCAACGGGCTGGACCCGGAGGCCGCGGAGAACGCGGCGGACGTCCTCGTACGCCCCCGCGAACATGTGCGGGACCCCACACTGCTCGAACTCGACGACGGCCCGGCGGTCCGGCTGGTGGCGATGCGGGGGCACACCGCCCACGATCTCGTGGTCGTGGTGCCGGGCGACCCGCCGGTCGTGTTCTGCGGCGACCTGGTCGAGGAGTCCGGCGAACCGCAGGCGGGCCCGGACGCGGTTCCGGCGCTCTGGCCGGCGGCGCTCGACCGGCTCCTCTCCCTGGGCGGGGCGGACGCGGTGTACGTGCCCGGTCACGGAGCGGTGGTGGACGCGGGGTTCGTGCGGGCCCAACGGGACGCGTTGGCAACGCGTTTCGGCGTGTCGTGA